One Catharus ustulatus isolate bCatUst1 chromosome 16, bCatUst1.pri.v2, whole genome shotgun sequence genomic window, CCTACCTACTCTCTTTACGATTTATTCTGGTACCgtttgtcaggaaaattaatccacgAACActagaggtttatgtccaaaaaggagacagaggagtcccttttgctttatccgaataaagggagaggccatggggcatttccctggggtctctcaaatttctggaggatgcagcctcctttttatcctgttttcccggcctcatttccctctctctttcccctttggctgaggtacttgagaggcacagacttcccagaacGCCTGAgacctgagattcccctctaatgtataaccctcccttttaatttttaattcttacagaattcatagttCCCCTCCactgtttctttcatcttccaataaCCGGTTTCATTTCTACAGTTTATTTGTAAACgcaaatgtctttttccattcatcaatcagtgcaatcaatcccattgtttcttctatctctctgtgccagccttatctaccagcagacccacagtttgtttgtaaggACAAATCCAGCGTTCCTCTCACGTTTTTCATATCACCTGCCGTTCATCCAGATTTGTGAAAATTACGGCCCtggtgatattttctttttcttttttttttttttttgtcctgacaCGCCAATGCTTGATCTCAGCTCTACTGATCCTTCCTCTTTgtcttcctcctccagcactCCTTGCAAACAGACCTGTTGGGACCATCCTGCCTTGCCCAGcaattccctgctgcttttctttgatCTCACACATTGTGCTGTCTGTGCATCTGTGCTCCTTTCCCCCCAGAACGCTCCCTGACCCGTGCAAAAGGTTGTGCCTCTCTTCTGCAAAGGACACCTGCAGTAAATATTAGCAGTAAATCAGCCGGTTAATGTCGGTTCAAGGGGCAGTAAGGAATGACGGAGCCTTTCCGCTGTCTGTAATACAAACACACATCTCCATCCGTGTCTGTCCTGTTCCTCCCCCGGCTCTCCCTGCGAGGATCAGCTCTGCCCACACCTGCGAACACATTCTGCTGCCTCATCCCGCTCAGAGCCCCGGGCAGCGCACTCATCCCTGATAAGGATGTTTCCCAACAAAAGCCTGTCACCTACCGATGAGACAATAGTTTCACAGGACACAACTGGTCACGATAACAATGGTGATAAGGTTGCACAATAACCCGAAGAAAGATCCGAATTGCCGCTGATTGCGCTGACTTAATCACACCTGAAGGATTTTCACGGGCGCTCCAAGTGTGCTCTTTCCTTCCTTGATTACTTtggaaaaagtgtttttatatGATTTCCATAGAAAAAAGATCAGGTTAACTTTTCTGCAAAGGTAACTCTTTGCACACTTCGAGTAGCGTTTTCCGGGCGAACATTTTCAGCTTCCCAGCACAAAGAAATGCGTTAAGATGGTATTTTCCGCTCCCCACCTTGTGATCATGAAGTGTGACAGGAACTGACTGCTCTCCAGCCTACAGAGGTGCCAGAGTGTGAGAGCTGCTCATTTCCCTGTAAGCAACACCTGAGCTTGAGAACTGGGAGATAGAGAACAGAAGTTTTTGTTGTGCCTCCCCAGCAGTTCCCCGTGCCTCCCTTGGCAGCCGAGCTGCAGAGATGGCTGCAGAGAAGCAGCGTCGGGACGTGCCCGTGCTCGTGTACGAGCCACACCACGAGAGCTACAGACCCGAGCCCTGCGCGCCGGGCTTCGGCCAGGAGGGTgagcggggatggggacactggggatggggacacggggatggggacacggggatgggggACAGTGGGAAATGGGGTCCTGGGTCACTgagaatggggaaatggggtcCTGGGGAAATGGGGtcactgggaaatgggaacactgggaatggggtcCTGggtcactgggaatggggaaatggggacactgggaatggggccACTGGGGAAATGGGgtcctggggtcactggggctggggaaatggggacattggggaaaTGGGATCCTGGGTCACTGGGAATGGGGTCATTGGAGCTGGGGAACAAGGCTGGGGTCACCgagaatggggaaatggggtcCTGGGGTcgctggggctggggaacgAGGTCCTGGAGtcactggggatggggaaatgggggcctggggtcactggggatgGGAAAGAGCACCTGGGGAGGGTCCTGGTGTCactggggtttgttttccatCACATCACCCAGCACATCTGGGGCACAGCCTTGCCAGGACGTGGTAGGTTTAAAAAGCGTCTGTGCCAGCATACAGAACCCAGGGTTGGGATAGGATTTCCTAACAAACATCATCTCCTAAGAAACATCATTAAAATggcaacaaatatttttgttggtttagttaagattttttttaaaaaaaccacgCTTTATTGCAGCTGTATCACTGCAACGATTTCACGTTCCTAGCGTGCTAATGTTCAGCCATAATGTTCTGTACGTGGATGGGCTGTGTCCTGTTTAAATTGTCGTTGGTTTTACCTtttccctgccatccctgctagccagagctgctgctctcctggttggcttttccttctgaaaccAGGCactgctcccacacctccacAAGCACCTGACAACACTCCCATCTTTAGTGATTGTGCCTTTGCTACCTTCCTGCTGCGGAGGAAATTGCCATTTACTGGAGAAAAAATCCGAATGGGAGTTCATGGAGTAACTAAGAAGGCTTGTGACTGTCAGTCGTGGGCCTCTAAACCTGACTCATTTTCAGAGCATTTCACTCTGATCAGCTCTCCCTGTAAATATTTTGGTTATATCTGATCTATCCCTGTAAATGTATCTGAGATAACTATATCTCTGATTTTCAGAGATCTCCCTGGCCTCTTTCTGAGCTCAGCAGGCTTGCAAGGGACTGGGGAGGAGGAATGTCCCTTGAGAGCACTCAGCCAAGGCACAGGCACTGCTcaccccagcactgagctgcaggggctgctccttgTGCAGGGAGCAGATCCTTCACTGACACACATCGAACTCACTTGTACTAACCACATTCCTTTTCTGCATTGGAGGGAAAttatttagttttctttgtttttttggttttttttttttttttttacattttttccccttacaaATAACACCCCCTAAAattcaaacaaaccaaacagaaaacttctcaaaaccaaaaactaaaCACCCCCTGCCCCCACTACCGTGAAACCCAAATACCATTGCAAATCTCTACCACTTCTGGCAAGGTATTCCAGACaatattgttaatattttcttcactcTCGCCACTGTATTTTATCTCACTCtggaaaattctggttttatattCTATTTATATCCTTGTGGGATAATTCCCTGGCTGCACCCACATGGTTTGTGAAAAGCTTGAGCACAGGCTGGACTCCCAGCTTGGGCTGAGGGTTTCTCCACTGCTGTCCAGGCTTGCCCTGCAAAGATTTCCCTTTGGGACTGTCCTCCTGCCCCAGACCAGTCCTGTTGTTTGGTACCACATCCACACTAGCTGGCTGTAAAGCTTTTTACATGGATTAATTTTGCGTTTAttcattaatgtatttttttatacaGTCATTTATTTCCCCTCAGGTAGGCTGATAGCATTCTTAATTTGAAAGACTACCAAACTGAAAAAGCTTGAGGTGTCTTAGTCACCAGCTTCCCTTCTcccaaaacaaaaggaaaaagatattttaactttttttttttttttttttaatcctagaACAAAGAGTATGATGAAATAACTTTATCGGCTTTTGACAAAGTTTAAACCAGTAAAAAGGCTCTAAATACTCACAGTGAGGGTACTAGCACTGAAGGTAGAAGTACTGTGGGTCCTTTATCAGTGGATTCCTTAAATTAAGATTGATTATCTGTCAGTGTTATGCTGGAATGATGGTGTTGCTGCCTTTCCTAAGAAATGATTTAATTTCTCAGCTTTTATTATAGAAGGGAGAGCAGCCAGTCACTGCAGGCTCTTTGGCTTTGCAGACCCACGAGCCAGTTCAGGGCTgtttctccctgtgctggctttgTGCTGTCTCACAAAGGGGTTTTGGGAGGCAGAAGCTGTTGGCACTTTGAcattttgcctgttttttcttGCACAGGGGGCTATGAGTACCCTTCTCCCCCACCCTACTCCTACCGAGAAACCACCGTCGTGGAGGAGCCCGgtgagccagggctggagcaaaAGGGAGAGGGGTTTGGTTTTAACATCTACAGCGAGGGTGGGAGGTTTCTGACCCAATCACAATATCATAAACTGGaaaatttccacagaaatgtcAGAAGATAAACTGAGGGGACTCAGACTTGATTTTCCAGCATTAGCCAATCTActcaaattttcattaaaagaaaaataaaaaacaaaccaaaaaggcACAAAGTCAGGGCTTtcagaacaaataattttagGCCCAGTGCTCCTGTTGTAGTCACCTTTATAGAAGTGGAGAAGCTCAAAGGAGATGCTGAGGAAAGGCTTTGAAGAACAGCCAATAACAGCTCATACAGGAGGagacatacattttaaaatatccctaaaaCCAGAAGGCACTTGAGCTCAGACATACTCTATCTTACAGATACCTTCCCACTCCTCAAGTTTTGCCTCAGGCTACAGTGTGAAGTTGTACCCTAAACATGTTTCAGGatccttaaattttttttttttttaactgaaaacatttctgaaaaaaatatccttGGTGTACTATAAAGGGCTTGCCTGTCAGGGAATATGGTAGTCAAGTCTAGACTGCAAAAACATGAGCTATAGACTAACTGgggacagcaccagcagctgttTGATGGCATTCAGGTGTAAGAGTAACTGCTTTGATGAATTTCTCATAACTACTGAAAAGTTGATCTAGAAAGTTCCCCACCATCCTTCAAATCTCCTCTTCAGGGAAGTATTACACAGTAATACTATGTATTAAGAATACAAGTATGttcatattattttaaatatccgAAGACAAACCCCCAGGGTCAGAGTACatcccccagagggtggtgggGACTGCCTGACAGGGGATTATCCCCCAGCCagttccctgtgtgtgtccttATCTGAGCAAACAGGGGCTGGGTTTAGGTGCAGTGTTTTGGGACACCCACAACAACCAGCACAGTGGTTCTCAGGATAAACCTGAAATCAACAACAATAACACAGATGCCACGTTTAGAACCCACATTCTCCTGATTAAGGCTTTATAAcctgcaaaatatttcctgtgctTCTAATTTGGCTGCTTCTCCTGTCTCCTGAACTCAGTTTATTTGGTGCCCCAGCCTCCCATCATTGTGGCAGGGATCTTCTCCAGCAAACCAACATCCACAATCTGTCCTTCCTGCCGCCAGCACATCACCACCCAGGTCACCTACAGACTGGGCAAGCTGTCCTACCTCCTGTGCACCAGCCTGTGCATGGTTGGGTAAGTTTTCATGGGCACTGTGCACATTCAGCATCACAGAAGGTTAAAAACGAgtaattaaaaatcaaagttcTAGTTAGTGCTTCCACAGACAGTTTGCCCTTCTCCACTTGATGAGAAGCCAGCCTGTCCTTTCTAGATACAGTCATCATGGCTACAGGGGATGCAAACTTGCTAAATTTAACCCAGTGTGTTT contains:
- the LITAFD gene encoding lITAF domain-containing protein, with amino-acid sequence MAAEKQRRDVPVLVYEPHHESYRPEPCAPGFGQEGGYEYPSPPPYSYRETTVVEEPVYLVPQPPIIVAGIFSSKPTSTICPSCRQHITTQVTYRLGKLSYLLCTSLCMVGCCFGCCFVPLFVKIFKDADHYCPCCHFHIYRYKRL